The sequence aataagcaatagaaattttacttttgtttttaatcctccagtaaggtccttgtttatttttgttgtaattgcaaataaaacaaaagtggaAACTGAAACATTAAACTGTTAAAATAAGcaccaggaaaacaaaacaaatgaacattgCAAAGAGAAGTCATTGGGGTCCCTTTGACTAACAGCATTTCAAATCTAACCACAGAAACCTAACATTGAAATTACTGACCTCTAAATCAGGGTTCTAAGCAATTTTTATGTCTTAGGAACAAAAGGCCTGGATATATAAGATTATCAGCCCACTTCTTATCTTGTTCCAGGTTAAGGAAAGCTTATCTGAGCTAGGTGCTCCAAATGACATGAacaaagaatgtttttattttaattttatgggaTACTAAAGAAATCAGGAAATGAGTAAAAGACCCTGTGAATCACCTCAAATTTAAATCAACCTTATTCATTTCTGTGGACTCCAAAATGTCACAATACCCAAATAAATGACCtcaattatgtaaatataaaaagaaacacatttgccAAAATCCCATATGAGGACTGCATTTTAAACAGAACTAATAGTTCTTGATAAAAGTAAAACTGACATAGGCTAAGATTATATAAAACTCAGATGCATAGACACACTTCATGTAAAGTGAAGGAAGACATACAATAGATTGGAATAATACTGGTAATTAGAATCAAACTTGTCAAAGTCAATTAAGAAGCtgtatctggggcttccctagtggtgcagtggttgagagtccgtctgccgatgcaggggacgagggttcgtgccccggtccgggaagatcccacatgccgcagagcggctgggcccgtgagccatggccactgagcctgcgtgtccggagcctgtgctccgcaacgggagaggccacaatagtgagaagcccacgtaccacaaaaaagaaaaaaaaaaaaaagaagttgtatCTGTATTCCCTAAGAAGAGGGCTTCTTGTCTTCCAGTGTATTTTTGTAAACTCGAGAGACAGATGATATGTTGCTTCCTTTTCAACAAAGGAGGGCAAACTattttggtattaatttttaaatttaaagtggctttaattttgaaaacttttaggTTGGTTCCCCTAGAAGGGGCTGGACTTATTGTAGCACCTTGCTTATTAGAACAAAAGTAAAGACTGCAAATACTTAACTGAGTTAACAGAAAACAGTATATTAAAATACAccatctgtgggcttccctggtggtgcagtggttaggaatccgcctgccaatgcaggggatgcgtgttcgagccctggtccaggaggatcccacatgccgcggagcaactaagcccacaactgctgagcctgcgctctagagcctgtgaaccacagctgctgaggccacatgccacaactactgaggcccgcacgcCTAGGCCCCGTGCTCCGGAACAcaagaagccaccgtaatgagaagcccgcgcactgcaacgaagagtagccccagctcactgcaactagagaaaacctgcacgtggcaatgaagacccagcacagccaaaaataaataaatgaaataaatttataaaagcaaaataggGGCCCTCCCACCGCTATTGTGCTGGGGAAGATGTAGCAGCCTCTTCTCCGAGCCACCCCTTTGCCTCCGAACTTCTCTGGGGCCAGCAGCCGGCCGACCTGGGGCCCGGGGCCGCGGGCTCAGCCGACTACCATGGGCTCTTGTGTCAAACCAGCAGTTTGCAGGTGGCGGCCGGAGGAGGCGCAGGAGGACGCAGCCCGGGCGGCCGAGGAGTCGCAGCTGCTGCACGGAGCCGGCATCTGTAAGTGGTTCAACGTGCGCATGGGATTCGGCTTCCTGTCTATGACTGCCCGTGCCGGGGTCACACTCGACCCCCCGGTGGATGTCTTTGTGCACCAGAGTAAGCTGCACATGGAGGGCTTCCGGAGCCTGAAGGAGGGTGAGGCCGTAGAGTTCACCTTTAAGAAGTCCGCCAAGGGCCTGGAATCTATCCGAGTCACCGGCCCTAGTGGGGTGTTCTGTATTGGGAGTGAGAGGCGGCCCAAAGGGAAGAACATGCAGAAACGCAGATCAAAGGGAGACAGGTGCTACAACTGTGGAGGTCTAGACCATCATGCCAAGGAATGCAAACTGCCACCCCAGCCCAAGAAGTGGCACTTCTGCCAGAGCATCAACCATATGGTAGCCTTGTGTCCACTGAAGGCCCAGCAAGCTCCCAGCTCACAGGGAAAGTCAGCCTACTTtcgggaggaggaagaagagatccATAGCCCTGCCATGCTCCCAGAGGCCCAGAATTGAGCCACAGTGGGTGGGGGCTATCCGTTTGTGATCAGAAAGTTTTGAGGAACAGGCATCAATCAGCAGAGTGGAGAAAGTGGGGACAGGTTGGGTAGGGGGCAGCTGGCACTGCCATATATCTCAGGCCGGGAGCCAAAGCGTCACCCCCTCTTCCCTCTTGGTGGGGGGAAGGGCTGAGGCAAAGAAACTCCAATCATGGTCTATCCAAATGCACGTGAGGGCTTTGGGGGGTAACCCTTCCTGCATGCTTTATCTGAGTCTCCACCCCCAGAATCTCTAGCTTTTGAAAGTGGCCTGGATAGGGAAGTTGTTTTACTCTTCAAGAAGGATATGGAATAATATTTCCCGTGCCAGAGTGAAAAGATTAAGCATGAGACCAGATTGATGGACCCAACCCACAAGCCACTACATTCTGTGGGAGGAAATATCTCAGGGGTAAGGCAGGGTTTTCCACATCTTGTCTGCTCACAATCTCCTCCTGGGAGAGAGTGCTGAGAGAACTGTCCCAAGCAGTGGGTTGTGATGATAGGCAAAATGGGAGTTGAGGGAACAGCTGCAGACCTGCTGCTTCTAAGCTCACTCCCACCCCATTCTGGgccaatacaattttatttatttgctcccTTGGATTACTGTACCTTGGGTCCCACTTTCTTCAGGATGCCAACTGCACTAGCTGTGTGCGAATGACGTATCTTgtgcattttaactttttttcataatataaatattctggttttgtatttttgtgtattttaatctAAGGCCCTCATTCCTGCACTGTGTTCTCAGGTACGTGAGCAATCACAGGGATAAGTCGGCAGCAGCTCCGGGTCTGCACAGCAGGAATACTTTTTGTTGCTCTATCACCAGAGAGAACAACTATTTGGAGTGTATAGCCTATTGAACTACCTCATTTTTGCCAATTAGAGCTGGCTTTTCTGCCACAGTGTCCTCTTGAAACCCCTCCATCTTCAATGTTTCATGGGAGACTAGGTTTTAACTGGGTTGCCCCATGGCTTGGTCTCCTTCTACTGAAAGATTGGAAATTGGTCTGAACAGAAAAAGTGGTACAGAGAGGTTAGGAGAGGCTGGGCCAGGTAAAAGgtgcagagagaggaagccaaGATTAGGCAGAGGTCATCTGTATGTGTGATAAAGGATTCCTGTTCCAGACCTCTAATCCCAGGGCATAGGACTCACTTTACATACCAGGTCCATCCTTCAGTGGATTGGGCTAGGCCTAACATACACAACAGGGTATATTGTATGTGTTTTTGTGAAAACTGTGAGTTAGTAAGGACAGGTTTTAAGAATGATGCCTCTGTACCCATCTTGAGCTGCCCAGGGATGTATATATGAAGCAAGGACAAGATCCTTAATCTTTAACAATTCTGGACTTTTCCTCCTTGGTTTCCAGAGAGACCATCAGTGATAGCTTCTTTGTGGTTCCCAGAGCCAATGTCCTGCCCTGCTGCAGCAGTAATTAGTGTCATGGTAGCTAAAGGAGAAAAGGGGGTTTCGTTTACATGCTGTGAGATCACTGCAAACCTACCTCACTGTGTTGTAACGGGGCAAATGCAATAGAATGCATTGGGTGATGTGTGTCTGATCCCCTCTAGTTATTGTATTTGTCTGGACTTCGTAGGACTTCACAAGTAGCTGATTTGGTGATTGCTAGGTGGCCTAGTTTGTGTAAATATGTGTTGGTCTTCTCCAtgttcttttggggttttattatttacaaactttttatattgagaaaaatagccaaagcatcttTGACAAAAGGTCTGCACCAGCCAAAAAGATCTGAAACATAAACTTGGGGGCCCCTCTTCTTGAAGTGGGAGATCTTGAACTACACTTTCTTTTGTGTTCCCCTTCCCCGTTTCCTATTTCGAACAAGACCTTCTGTCCTAAAAACTGTATTCCTacctcctcttctttcccccttCGTGCCCTCCCCAAAAATAGTCCATACACCTATACGTTTAATTTGTGGGGTGTCTGTGATTAAATGATTTGTGCAAAAATCCTGAAGAAGCTAAGAACTCACCATCCCTTGTTCTCAATCTCCTGAATCATGACCATTCCTTGATTTGATTCATGCCAAACAGACTGCTGTCTTTGGATGGATTAAAACCTACTTTAATCTCTAATCCTGGGGTAGAGAGGAGCAACGAGGGGGCCTTCCATGTAGAAAGTGGGGTTGGGAGACCACAAAAGGAAAGATGAATGTATAGCCAAGTCACTCAGGAACTTTTATGCAGGTGCAAGAAACTTATGTCAAAGTGGCCACAAAATTGTTTAATAGGAAACGGACGAATGTAACTCCATGTTTACTGCTAGAAACCAAAACTTTGTGTGAAATCTTGAATTTatggggagggagtgagggtAGAAAAGCATGTACCTGTTCTTCATCCCTTCCCCTCATTACTGAACTGCAGGAGACTGAGCCCCCTTGGGCTTTGGCGACCCCATCTGGGCAGTGTTTATTTGTTGGTTGATTTTGCTGTGCCAGgtacttcctttcccatttgcTATCATTTTGTAACACACATGCTgaccctttccccttccccttcttttccttgGGAAAATACAATGAATAAAGACTTATTGGTAccgaaaaaaaaccaaaaaacaaaataaaataaaataaaatacaccatCTGTATTCCTTAGGAGATGCTAAATCACTTTAGCCCCAAATGATAGAGTATGGAACTTTAGTGTATCATATCACAACTGTAAATTaacaaaaatgttgcttttatttaaaaacctaaaatgttCCTCACATGTAATTACTTGGTACAGGTAAAATAATTAAAGTACATTCATCATACCTTTTACAAATATGCACATACTTACCACCATTAGAAGAATATGATCTATTAACTGGAAAATGTGGAACATCTCCTTCATTAATTAGCCTCAGATCTTGTTCTCTTTGTAACTCCCTGATTATTCCATCAAGAATGCTCTCATCTTGGTCATTGGTTTGTTGCCCAATTACCTGTTCTACTACTTCACCATCACCTTAATTGGACCAAAGATATAAAGCcacaaaattatttacatttcagtGTACCATAAATATAGTAAAATCAAGCTTAATCTATAAGTTCctagacaaatatttttaaagggattaaaatgaaaataaaatgtatagcaaacaaaatattttttaaagaacttttaaatatgTCAGCTTGTGTGTTTAACTTAACCAATGTCCCCAAACTAGACATTATTATGAGAGCCTTCTcaccttaaagaaaaattattaaattattaatttaaaaattaattttctctataGAATATTCCAAGCTAAAAGTTGGGAGTAGAGATTTGAGTAAGGTTTTAATAACTTTAACTGAAAATACCAAAAATGCTTTGCATCTCTCGTGAGAATTTCCTTTCTGAAAGAAATCAATTATGGTCTTTCAAATAgtgtctctttttatttatttatttatttatttatttatttatttatttatttatttattttttgcggtacgcgggcttctcactgttgtggcctctcctgttgcggagcacaggctccagatgaacaggcccggcggccatggctcacgggcccagccgctccgcggcacgtgggatcttcccggaccggggcacgaacccgtgtcccctgcaccggcaggtggactctcaaccactgcaccaccagggaagccccaaatattgTCTCTTTTGATAATACCTCAGTATATGGAtgagtatagaaattatttcttataatgaAATTCAATGATTACATCTGAATAAAAACTTATTTACTTCtatgatctttttctttcttaaatacaTCTTAGACCTATTTTTCATCTTGTCCTCTAGTCAGATTGAATGGCATCTAGTAGAGTAGCCAAGTGATCAGGTCTTATTGGAAGTAAAATatgaattacagatttttttattcaaatgctttcagttttaccTCCTATTAATATTCATGCTTTTCCcccttatttaataaatatgacaTCAAAGAAGTAACTATTGGCACATGTGTAACACCATTTCATTGCTCTACAAATCTTTATGAGAGAGACAATAAAAAAGGATATGCAACATTTCATTCTAGAAAGGTCAAGTCTTAATTCCCTAGTAAGGATATAAAATTCCATTtgcaggagttccctggtggcctagtggttaggattcagtgctttcactgtggaggcctgggttcaatttcTGGACGGGGAAACATCTCGcatgccgcatggcacagccaaaatatattaaaaataaaaggaaaaaaattccatttgcaAATAAATAACTCATTACCTCATACTTGGAAGAAAACCTACAAGTAACAAACTAAGGTATGAAGGCATTCTGGTGTGGGGGGTGGTGTGGAGGCATCATACCTAAGGGAAATATGCCAACCAGAAGAGTTGCTTTAATAGAGAATATCTTATTTCAATGTCTTTTTCTGCTACATTGCCATCACACTCATCACTGCTTCAGTATCCTCCAAGGTTAAGTGTTATTTAAACACTCAGCATCCCCCACCCCAAAACTCAATTCTTTACATTTCAAACATGAGGATGGGTAAACAGCCACTACCCAGTTTGTAGTTCTtgaaatttcctct is a genomic window of Phocoena sinus isolate mPhoSin1 chromosome X, mPhoSin1.pri, whole genome shotgun sequence containing:
- the LOC116747728 gene encoding LOW QUALITY PROTEIN: protein lin-28 homolog A-like (The sequence of the model RefSeq protein was modified relative to this genomic sequence to represent the inferred CDS: inserted 1 base in 1 codon), which translates into the protein MLRALPPLLCWGRCSSLFSEPPLCLRTSLGPAAGRPGARGRGLSRLPWALVSNQQFAGGXPEEAQEDAARAAEESQLLHGAGICKWFNVRMGFGFLSMTARAGVTLDPPVDVFVHQSKLHMEGFRSLKEGEAVEFTFKKSAKGLESIRVTGPSGVFCIGSERRPKGKNMQKRRSKGDRCYNCGGLDHHAKECKLPPQPKKWHFCQSINHMVALCPLKAQQAPSSQGKSAYFREEEEEIHSPAMLPEAQN